GAGTCCGTGGTCGGGTCGAGGACGAGGCTGGTGCCGGTGAAGCCGGTGTGCCCGGCCGTGTGCGGGGTGGCCATGGCACCCATGTACCAGTGCTGGTTGAGCTCGAAGCCGAGGCCGTGCTCGTCACCCGGGAACGCGGTGTTGAAGTCGGTGAACATCAGCGCGACCGACTCGGCCGAGAGGATGCGGGCGGCGCCGTACGCCCCGCCGTTGAGGAGGGTGCGGGCGAGTACGGCGAGGTCCCAGGCGCAGGAGAAGACGCCCGCGTGCCCGGCGACACCGCCGAGGCTGTACGCGTTCTCGTCGTGGACCTCGCCGTGGACCATGCCGCGGTCCAGGCCGGACCAGGGCAGCCGGGCGTCCTCGGTGGCAGCGATCTTCGGCCGCCAGGAGGCCGGCGGGTTGAAGCGCGTGCGGTGCATCCCGAGCGGAGCGGTGATCTCGTCCCGGAGCAGGGTGTCCAGAGCGCGGCCGGTGATCTCCTCCAGGATCAGCTGGAGCGAGATCAGGTTCAGGTCGGAGTAGAGGTACTTCGTCCCGGGAGGGCTCGCCGGCGCCTCGTTCCACAGCAGCCGCAGCTTCCCCTCCCGGGTGGGCTCCTTGTAGAGCGGGATCCAGGCGCGGAACCCGGAGGTGTGGGTGAGCAGCTGACGTACCGTGACGTCCTGCTTCCCGCCGCCGCCGAACTCCGGCAGGTACGCCGCGACCCGCTCCTCCAGCACCAGCACACCGCGCTCGATCTGCTGGACCGCCAGGATCGAGGTGAAGAGCTTGGAGACGGAGGCCAGGTCGAACACCGTGTCCTCGGCCATCGCGATGCGTCGCTCCGGCGGGAGTTCGACGCCGGTGTCGGTCTTCTCGTCGTACGCCGAGTAGCGCACCGCGCTGCCGATCGGCCGGTGCAGCGCGACGGTGCCGCCGCGCCCGGCGAGCAGCACCGCGCCCGCGTACCAGGGGTGCTTGGGGGAGGGGCCGAGGAACGC
This sequence is a window from Streptomyces sp. HUAS YS2. Protein-coding genes within it:
- a CDS encoding serine hydrolase; the encoded protein is MTEDSAGRGVSRRAFGGGLLALGGAVMVGSIPGAAASPGPREHAAPDAGGSRRTTLRRGSAERAGLLPAYLDQLVTDAEAFLGPSPKHPWYAGAVLLAGRGGTVALHRPIGSAVRYSAYDEKTDTGVELPPERRIAMAEDTVFDLASVSKLFTSILAVQQIERGVLVLEERVAAYLPEFGGGGKQDVTVRQLLTHTSGFRAWIPLYKEPTREGKLRLLWNEAPASPPGTKYLYSDLNLISLQLILEEITGRALDTLLRDEITAPLGMHRTRFNPPASWRPKIAATEDARLPWSGLDRGMVHGEVHDENAYSLGGVAGHAGVFSCAWDLAVLARTLLNGGAYGAARILSAESVALMFTDFNTAFPGDEHGLGFELNQHWYMGAMATPHTAGHTGFTGTSLVLDPTTDSFLVVLGNSVHPVRTWRSGSAPRVATANALARAVPVRPARGGTAWFAGMASAATATLTLPAVKGAARMECGLWWDTEPGADAAFLEASADDGATWTAVPFATARAGGPPVERPGGSVGGWSGRVWHTATADLSAWAPSAVRLRWRYTTDQRYVGRGVYVERPRVVDAADRPLFDDARPSDAARIEATGWEASAD